In one Sphingobacterium daejeonense genomic region, the following are encoded:
- a CDS encoding acyl-CoA dehydrogenase family protein, giving the protein MLDKVKNILKLIKSVDLEQLEKISKKVDLAKVLGAVSKMDENQLKMAMKMLTGSKKKKDPPPINADFYDISAKLSEEDRALQMKVRSFLETEIKPLVNKYWLRDEFPFEIIPKLRELNVCGYVYEGYGCAGGSSLMDGIIAAEFGRVDPSIATFLGVQSGLAMGSIYMCGSEEQKNEWLPQMQQLNKIGAFGLTEPLVGSATAGGLTTTCKRDGDKWLLNGQKKWIGNSTFSDITIIWARDLDDQQVKGFIVRKENPGFAVEKIKDKMALRIVQNGLITLTDCVVPESDRLPYANSFKDTAKVLQMTRAGVAWMAVGCARGAYENALDYTIKREQFGKPIASFQLIQNHLVEMLSNLTAMQTLVFRLSELQDDDKLKDEHASLAKVFCTLRMRDIVSKAREVMGGNGILLEYNVARFLADAEAIYSYEGTKEINSLIVGRSITGFSAFV; this is encoded by the coding sequence ATGTTAGATAAGGTAAAAAATATCCTAAAGCTCATTAAATCAGTGGATTTGGAGCAATTAGAAAAAATATCAAAAAAAGTAGATTTAGCAAAAGTTTTGGGCGCAGTATCTAAAATGGACGAAAATCAGCTGAAAATGGCCATGAAAATGTTGACAGGAAGTAAAAAGAAAAAAGATCCACCTCCTATCAATGCCGACTTTTATGATATTTCAGCCAAATTATCGGAGGAAGACAGAGCCCTGCAGATGAAAGTCCGTTCCTTTCTTGAAACTGAAATCAAACCATTAGTAAATAAATACTGGTTGCGTGATGAATTCCCGTTCGAAATTATTCCTAAGCTTAGGGAATTGAATGTATGTGGATATGTATATGAGGGATATGGCTGCGCTGGGGGAAGTTCCTTAATGGACGGTATTATCGCTGCAGAATTTGGCAGGGTAGACCCCTCGATCGCTACCTTCCTAGGTGTTCAAAGCGGATTAGCTATGGGATCCATATATATGTGTGGTTCTGAAGAACAGAAAAACGAATGGCTCCCTCAAATGCAACAACTTAACAAGATTGGTGCCTTTGGCCTTACAGAACCTTTAGTGGGCTCTGCAACGGCAGGTGGATTAACGACAACTTGTAAACGAGATGGTGACAAATGGTTACTGAATGGGCAGAAAAAATGGATCGGAAACTCCACATTTTCTGATATCACGATTATCTGGGCAAGAGATTTAGATGATCAACAAGTGAAAGGTTTTATTGTCCGCAAAGAGAATCCAGGCTTTGCTGTAGAGAAAATAAAGGATAAGATGGCTCTGCGTATCGTTCAGAATGGTTTGATTACGTTGACAGATTGCGTAGTGCCCGAATCTGACCGTCTTCCATACGCCAATTCCTTTAAAGACACCGCAAAGGTACTACAAATGACAAGGGCAGGTGTAGCTTGGATGGCAGTAGGATGTGCTCGAGGAGCCTACGAAAACGCATTAGATTATACAATAAAAAGAGAACAGTTTGGAAAACCTATTGCATCTTTCCAATTAATTCAAAACCATCTTGTAGAAATGCTTTCCAATCTTACAGCAATGCAAACATTGGTTTTCCGCTTATCAGAATTACAAGATGACGATAAACTAAAAGATGAACACGCATCCTTAGCGAAAGTATTCTGTACGCTCCGAATGCGAGATATAGTATCGAAAGCAAGAGAAGTAATGGGAGGTAATGGTATTCTATTAGAATATAATGTTGCCCGTTTCTTGGCCGATGCCGAAGCAATCTATTCCTACGAAGGAACCAAAGAAATAAACTCTTTGATCGTTGGAAGAAGCATTACTGGGTTTAGCGCGTTTGTATAA
- a CDS encoding NifU family protein: protein MATINVYTESTPNPATMKFLVNKLLINGSLDYPDREKAQESAFAKELFKFNFVNGVFFASNFVTITKTDDAEWSDIEALLKEFVKGAVESELAVKPIEHSEDVVFEGSDVEVKIQQVLHDYVRPAVEQDGGAIAYKSFEDGKVTVELRGSCSGCPSSTITLKAGIEGLLKRMVPEVEEVVAEAM from the coding sequence ATGGCAACTATTAACGTATATACAGAGAGCACTCCAAATCCTGCTACAATGAAGTTTTTGGTTAATAAATTATTGATCAATGGCAGTTTGGATTATCCTGATAGAGAAAAGGCTCAAGAGTCTGCTTTCGCAAAGGAATTATTCAAGTTCAATTTTGTGAACGGCGTATTCTTTGCCAGCAATTTCGTTACCATTACCAAGACTGATGATGCAGAATGGTCTGATATCGAAGCCTTATTGAAGGAGTTTGTGAAAGGTGCTGTTGAGTCAGAACTTGCTGTAAAACCTATCGAACATTCAGAAGATGTGGTTTTCGAAGGATCTGATGTTGAAGTTAAGATTCAACAAGTATTGCATGATTATGTACGCCCAGCGGTAGAACAAGATGGTGGTGCGATTGCATACAAATCTTTCGAAGATGGCAAAGTAACCGTTGAACTTAGAGGTTCATGTTCAGGATGTCCTTCTTCAACAATTACCCTTAAAGCAGGTATCGAAGGTTTGTTGAAGCGTATGGTGCCAGAAGTAGAAGAAGTGGTAGCAGAAGCAATGTAA
- a CDS encoding transketolase, producing MSADINKLEQIASQVRRDIVRMVHACQSGHPGGSLGCTDYFVALYFHAMKHDPSFNMDGIGEDIFFLSNGHISPVFYSTLARAGYFPVSELSTFRKIDSRLQGHPTTHEHLPGIRVASGSLGQGLSVALGAAQAKKLNKDNNLVYVLMGDGELQEGQVWEAAMYAPHNKVDNIIAAVDYNRAQIDGSTDQVLSLGNLRAKWEAFGWDVLEVDNGNNMAAVIAGLDEAKSRTGKGKPVIILLHTEMGSGVDFMMGSHKWHGVAPNDEQLESALNQIPRTIGDY from the coding sequence ATGAGTGCAGACATAAACAAACTTGAACAAATCGCTTCACAAGTAAGAAGAGACATCGTTCGTATGGTACATGCATGTCAATCAGGTCACCCAGGAGGTTCTTTGGGCTGTACTGATTATTTCGTTGCATTGTATTTTCATGCGATGAAGCATGATCCATCATTTAACATGGATGGTATTGGGGAAGATATATTCTTCTTATCAAACGGTCACATTTCACCTGTTTTCTACAGTACATTGGCAAGAGCTGGATATTTTCCAGTGAGCGAATTGTCAACTTTCAGAAAGATTGATTCACGTCTTCAAGGCCACCCTACTACACATGAGCACCTTCCAGGTATCCGTGTAGCTTCAGGTTCTTTAGGACAAGGGTTATCTGTTGCTTTAGGTGCAGCGCAAGCTAAAAAGTTGAACAAAGACAACAATTTAGTTTATGTATTGATGGGTGACGGCGAATTGCAAGAAGGTCAAGTTTGGGAAGCAGCGATGTATGCTCCTCACAATAAAGTAGACAATATTATTGCTGCTGTTGACTACAACCGTGCACAAATCGATGGTTCTACGGACCAAGTACTTTCATTAGGAAACCTACGTGCTAAGTGGGAAGCTTTCGGATGGGATGTTCTAGAGGTGGACAATGGTAACAACATGGCAGCAGTAATTGCTGGCTTGGACGAGGCTAAATCTCGTACTGGCAAAGGAAAACCAGTTATTATCCTATTGCACACTGAAATGGGCTCAGGTGTAGATTTCATGATGGGATCTCACAAATGGCATGGTGTTGCTCCAAATGATGAGCAATTAGAATCAGCTTTAAACCAAATCCCTAGAACCATAGGTGATTATTAA